The following are encoded together in the Tripterygium wilfordii isolate XIE 37 chromosome 3, ASM1340144v1, whole genome shotgun sequence genome:
- the LOC119985707 gene encoding SUPPRESSOR OF ABI3-5 isoform X4, translating into METYRDPDAFQEYDKFRDGYRSIDNYSDHLPARFGGRDRDDYAYDDYDYKHRVSHQNRGASHDRDYDYGRNSYDSDYDRGGKRDGTWRRRDRERDKRGLSGDRDQSPHRRHERSRSRGQDDRSRSRSSRSRSRGRSHREDSYDDGRYERGEKRRDREEKRHREHYSVAPSATVVVKGLSQKITEEDLYQILAEWGPLRHVRVIKERNSGISRGFAFIDFPSVGAARMMMDKIGGDGIVVDGRKLFFEYSSKPTGGAGGPFGQENAVKSGHVSHRSITVPSDWMCIICGCVNFARRTSCFQCNEPRTDDAPPADIALSNPAALGRKGSEAGPTHVLVVRGLDENADEEMLRYEFSKHAPIKDLRLVRDKFTHVSRGFAFVHFHSVEDATKALEATNGTTLEKNGQILRVAYAKSILGPGSGASASSHSSSLAAAAIEAAAFSQQYDAVGWAPKEYNPEDKQSNGGLEKHGGDGTVRNDSSAPQSGFVWDEASGYYYDAASGFYYDGNTGLYYDGNNGVWYSYDQQNQQYVPCTNQNDNSTAGKQAENSKASDGSSNRKAVISAPAATITSTEKAASLPDAVQAAATAAIAAEKKEREKLKEIKLASKTSILANKKKMNNVLTMWKQRSHEGQATRVALDDNQSSAPGDDRPFSGGQPAKSKLKSDVMTAKENMLSSSGVTTTTLSAQSASRPVSNSSGGTIMGVIRGSGRSVVKSETPYSESSAGVSTSTVAAGSSFATNADLHTVPTPFRTDASALGSYSPAVATGSGKRRFSEMPSYTSTPKEQPQTTYRDRAAERRSLYGSSPAIGDDLSDLGLGDSNRDYALRKGSLDPTPFPPGVGGGRGFGDADAQSYEVITADKAIDENNLGNRMLRNMGWQEGLGLGKDGSGMVEPVQAQAIDRRAGLGSHQKKKDPGLEVNAGDSYKTLIHKKALARFRDMS; encoded by the exons ATGGAAACCTATCGTGACCCAGATGCTTTTCAAGAATATGACAAATTTCGGGATGGCTACCGCAGTATTGATAATTACAGTGATCATTTACCTGCTAGGTTTGGTGGACGTGACCGTGACGATTATGCATATGATGACTATGACTACAAGCATCGCGTTTCGCATCAAAATAGGGGGGCCAGCCATGACAGGGACTATGATTATGGCCGGAATAGTTATGATTCTGACTATGACAGAGGGGGCAAGAGAGATGGCACTTGGAGGAGGCGTGATAGGGAACGTGATAAGAGAGGGTTGAGCGGCGACAGAGATCAGAGTCCTCATAGAAGGCATGAGAGGTCACGTTCTCGTGGACAAGATGATCGATCCAGATCAAGGTCCTCTCGAAGTCGAAGTCGTGGTCGTAGTCATCGAGAAGATAGCTATGATGATGGGAGATATGAGAGGGGTGAGAAACGAAGGGACCGGGAGGAGAAACGTCATAGAGAACACTATTCTGTG GCACCTTCTGCTACTGTTGTTGTTAAGGGTCTTTCACAAAAGATCACTGAAGAGGATTTATACCAGATTCTT GCTGAATGGGGACCTCTGCGCCATGTCCGCGTAATCAAGGAGCGAAATTCCGGCATCTCTCGAGGATTTGCATTTATAGATTTTCCTTCTGTG GGAGCTGCACGTATGATGATGGATAAGATAGGCGGTGATGGTATTGTTGTGGATGGCAGGAAGCTTTTCTTTGAGTATAG TAGTAAGCCAACTGGAGGGGCAGGTGGACCTTTTGGTCAAGAGAATGCTGTGAAATCCGGCCATGTTAGCCACAGAAGTATAACAGTTCCATCTGATTGGATGTGCATCATTTGTGGTTGTGTCAACTTTGCTCGGCGAACATCTTGTTTTCAG TGTAATGAGCCGCGAACTGATGATGCTCCACCAGCTGATATCGCTTTATCAAATCCAGCTGCATTAGGAAGGAAAGGATCGGAAGCAG GTCCTACTCATGTTTTGGTTGTTCGTGGATTGGATGAAAATGCTGATGAGGAAATGCTTCGTTATGAATTCTCCAAACATGCTCCAATCAAG GATCTTCGCCTTGTCAGAGACAAATTTACCCATGTTTCAAGGGGATTTGCATTTGTACACTTCCATTCG GTGGAAGATGCTACCAAAGCTCTTGAAGCAACAAATGGAACAACTCTCGAGAAGAATGGGCAGATCTTAAGAGTAGCGTATGCAAAGAGCATCCTAGGTCCAGGTTCAGGGGCATCGGCTTCTTCACATTCAAGCAGCCTTGCTGCTGCTGCCATTGAGGCAGCTGCATTTTCTCAACAG TATGATGCTGTTGGATGGGCGCCAAAGGAATATAACCCTGAAGATAAACAATCTAATGGCGGGCTGGAGAAACATGGTGGGGATGGTACAGTTCGAAACGATAGTTCTGCTCCGCAGTCTGGCTTTGTCTGGGATGAAGCATCTGGATATTACTATGATGCTGCTTCCGGGTTCTACTACGATGGAAATACAG GTCTCTATTATGATGGGAATAATGGAGTTTGGTATTCATATGACCAACAAAATCAGCAGTATGTTCCTTGCACAAATCAAAATGACAACAGCACAGCTGGGAAACAAGCTGAAAACTCGAAGGCTTCAGACGGTTCCAGTAACAGAAAAGCAGTAATCTCTGCACCTGCTGCTACTATTACATCAACTGAGAAGGCTGCCTCTTTACCAGATGCCGTCCAGGCTGCCGCTACTGCAGCAATAGCtgcagagaaaaaagagagagagaagttgaAAGAGATAAAACTTGCTTCAAAGACCAGTATCCtggcaaacaaaaagaaaatgaataatgTCTTAACAATGTGGAAGCAGAGGAGTCATGAAGGCCAAGCAACTCGAGTGGCTCTTGATGACAATCAGTCATCTGCTCCAGGTGATGACAGACCGTTTTCAGGTGGTCAGCCTGCTAAGAGCAAGTTGAAATCTGATGTTATGACTGCAAAGGAGAATATGCTATCTAGTTCTGGGGTAACCACCACCACACTTTCTGCTCAGAGTGCGTCGAGGCCTGTGAGTAACAGCTCTGGTGGAACTATAATGGGGGTTATAAGGGGTTCTGGAAGAAGTGTAGTGAAATCAGAAACTCCGTATTCAGAATCATCAGCTGGAGTCTCCACCTCAACTGTTGCTGCTGGTTCATCTTTTGCAACAAATGCAGATTTGCATACAGTTCCTACGCCTTTCAGAACAGATGCCTCGGCACTGGGTTCTTATTCCCCAGCTGTGGCTACAGGGAGTGGCAAGAGGAGGTTTTCAGAAATGCCATCTTATACTTCTACTCCAAAAGAACAGCCACAGACAACCTACAGGGATCGCGCAGCTGAGAGGAGAAGCTTATATGGTTCATCACCTGCTATTGGAGATGATCTCTCTGACCTTGGGCTTGGAGATTCAA ATCGAGATTATGCACTCAGAAAAGGTTCTTTGGATCCCACGCCATTCCCACCTGGTGTTGGTGGAGGACGTGGCTTTGGAGATGCTGATGCTCAGAGTTATGAGGTGATTACAGCGGACAAAGCAATTGATGAGAACAACTTGGGCAACCGAATGCTCCGCAATATGGGCTGGCAGGAAGGCTTG GGATTAGGGAAGGATGGAAGCGGAATGGTAGAACCGGTTCAAGCACAGGCCATAGATAGGAGAGCAGGACTTGGGAGCCACCAGAAGAAAAAGGACCCTGGCCTTGAAGTGAATGCTGGGGATAGTTACAAAACTCTGATTCATAAGAAGGCACTTGCCAGATTCCGGGACATGTCCTAG
- the LOC119985707 gene encoding SUPPRESSOR OF ABI3-5 isoform X3 produces MMLITSWALISFHGGGGSYDERRFLDERYSRDNLYPRNAFHRDIIDRDNYPPPPHTPGIWPQSRRRSYEEEYPLDRESRRHEKPYADSYNEMETYRDPDAFQEYDKFRDGYRSIDNYSDHLPARFGGRDRDDYAYDDYDYKHRVSHQNRGASHDRDYDYGRNSYDSDYDRGGKRDGTWRRRDRERDKRGLSGDRDQSPHRRHERSRSRGQDDRSRSRSSRSRSRGRSHREDSYDDGRYERGEKRRDREEKRHREHYSVAPSATVVVKGLSQKITEEDLYQILAEWGPLRHVRVIKERNSGISRGFAFIDFPSVGAARMMMDKIGGDGIVVDGRKLFFEYSSKPTGGAGGPFGQENAVKSGHVSHRSITVPSDWMCIICGCVNFARRTSCFQCNEPRTDDAPPADIALSNPAALGRKGSEAGPTHVLVVRGLDENADEEMLRYEFSKHAPIKDLRLVRDKFTHVSRGFAFVHFHSVEDATKALEATNGTTLEKNGQILRVAYAKSILGPGSGASASSHSSSLAAAAIEAAAFSQQYDAVGWAPKEYNPEDKQSNGGLEKHGGDGTVRNDSSAPQSGFVWDEASGYYYDAASGFYYDGNTGLYYDGNNGVWYSYDQQNQQYVPCTNQNDNSTAGKQAENSKASDGSSNRKAVISAPAATITSTEKAASLPDAVQAAATAAIAAEKKEREKLKEIKLASKTSILANKKKMNNVLTMWKQRSHEGQATRVALDDNQSSAPGDDRPFSGGQPAKSKLKSDVMTAKENMLSSSGVTTTTLSAQSASRPVSNSSGGTIMGVIRGSGRSVVKSETPYSESSAGVSTSTVAAGSSFATNADLHTVPTPFRTDASALGSYSPAVATGSGKRRFSEMPSYTSTPKEQPQTTYRDRAAERRSLYGSSPAIGDDLSDLGLGDSNRDYALRKGSLDPTPFPPGVGGGRGFGDADAQSYEVITADKAIDENNLGNRMLRNMGWQEGLGLGKDGSGMVEPVQAQAIDRRAGLGSHQKKKDPGLEVNAGDSYKTLIHKKALARFRDMS; encoded by the exons ATGATGCTTATCACATCATGGGCTCTTATTAGTTTTCATGG TGGCGGTGGTTCGTATGATGAGAGGAGGTTTCTGGATGAAAGATACTCAAGGGACAACCTTTACCCAAGAAATGCCTTCCACCGTGACATTATCGATAGGGATAATTATCCACCTCCACCTCATACTCCTGGCATTTGGCCTCAATCAAGGCGGAGAAGTTACGAGGAAGAATATCCACTTGACAGGGAATCTAGGCGACATGAGAAACCTTACGCTGATTCCTACAATGAGATGGAAACCTATCGTGACCCAGATGCTTTTCAAGAATATGACAAATTTCGGGATGGCTACCGCAGTATTGATAATTACAGTGATCATTTACCTGCTAGGTTTGGTGGACGTGACCGTGACGATTATGCATATGATGACTATGACTACAAGCATCGCGTTTCGCATCAAAATAGGGGGGCCAGCCATGACAGGGACTATGATTATGGCCGGAATAGTTATGATTCTGACTATGACAGAGGGGGCAAGAGAGATGGCACTTGGAGGAGGCGTGATAGGGAACGTGATAAGAGAGGGTTGAGCGGCGACAGAGATCAGAGTCCTCATAGAAGGCATGAGAGGTCACGTTCTCGTGGACAAGATGATCGATCCAGATCAAGGTCCTCTCGAAGTCGAAGTCGTGGTCGTAGTCATCGAGAAGATAGCTATGATGATGGGAGATATGAGAGGGGTGAGAAACGAAGGGACCGGGAGGAGAAACGTCATAGAGAACACTATTCTGTG GCACCTTCTGCTACTGTTGTTGTTAAGGGTCTTTCACAAAAGATCACTGAAGAGGATTTATACCAGATTCTT GCTGAATGGGGACCTCTGCGCCATGTCCGCGTAATCAAGGAGCGAAATTCCGGCATCTCTCGAGGATTTGCATTTATAGATTTTCCTTCTGTG GGAGCTGCACGTATGATGATGGATAAGATAGGCGGTGATGGTATTGTTGTGGATGGCAGGAAGCTTTTCTTTGAGTATAG TAGTAAGCCAACTGGAGGGGCAGGTGGACCTTTTGGTCAAGAGAATGCTGTGAAATCCGGCCATGTTAGCCACAGAAGTATAACAGTTCCATCTGATTGGATGTGCATCATTTGTGGTTGTGTCAACTTTGCTCGGCGAACATCTTGTTTTCAG TGTAATGAGCCGCGAACTGATGATGCTCCACCAGCTGATATCGCTTTATCAAATCCAGCTGCATTAGGAAGGAAAGGATCGGAAGCAG GTCCTACTCATGTTTTGGTTGTTCGTGGATTGGATGAAAATGCTGATGAGGAAATGCTTCGTTATGAATTCTCCAAACATGCTCCAATCAAG GATCTTCGCCTTGTCAGAGACAAATTTACCCATGTTTCAAGGGGATTTGCATTTGTACACTTCCATTCG GTGGAAGATGCTACCAAAGCTCTTGAAGCAACAAATGGAACAACTCTCGAGAAGAATGGGCAGATCTTAAGAGTAGCGTATGCAAAGAGCATCCTAGGTCCAGGTTCAGGGGCATCGGCTTCTTCACATTCAAGCAGCCTTGCTGCTGCTGCCATTGAGGCAGCTGCATTTTCTCAACAG TATGATGCTGTTGGATGGGCGCCAAAGGAATATAACCCTGAAGATAAACAATCTAATGGCGGGCTGGAGAAACATGGTGGGGATGGTACAGTTCGAAACGATAGTTCTGCTCCGCAGTCTGGCTTTGTCTGGGATGAAGCATCTGGATATTACTATGATGCTGCTTCCGGGTTCTACTACGATGGAAATACAG GTCTCTATTATGATGGGAATAATGGAGTTTGGTATTCATATGACCAACAAAATCAGCAGTATGTTCCTTGCACAAATCAAAATGACAACAGCACAGCTGGGAAACAAGCTGAAAACTCGAAGGCTTCAGACGGTTCCAGTAACAGAAAAGCAGTAATCTCTGCACCTGCTGCTACTATTACATCAACTGAGAAGGCTGCCTCTTTACCAGATGCCGTCCAGGCTGCCGCTACTGCAGCAATAGCtgcagagaaaaaagagagagagaagttgaAAGAGATAAAACTTGCTTCAAAGACCAGTATCCtggcaaacaaaaagaaaatgaataatgTCTTAACAATGTGGAAGCAGAGGAGTCATGAAGGCCAAGCAACTCGAGTGGCTCTTGATGACAATCAGTCATCTGCTCCAGGTGATGACAGACCGTTTTCAGGTGGTCAGCCTGCTAAGAGCAAGTTGAAATCTGATGTTATGACTGCAAAGGAGAATATGCTATCTAGTTCTGGGGTAACCACCACCACACTTTCTGCTCAGAGTGCGTCGAGGCCTGTGAGTAACAGCTCTGGTGGAACTATAATGGGGGTTATAAGGGGTTCTGGAAGAAGTGTAGTGAAATCAGAAACTCCGTATTCAGAATCATCAGCTGGAGTCTCCACCTCAACTGTTGCTGCTGGTTCATCTTTTGCAACAAATGCAGATTTGCATACAGTTCCTACGCCTTTCAGAACAGATGCCTCGGCACTGGGTTCTTATTCCCCAGCTGTGGCTACAGGGAGTGGCAAGAGGAGGTTTTCAGAAATGCCATCTTATACTTCTACTCCAAAAGAACAGCCACAGACAACCTACAGGGATCGCGCAGCTGAGAGGAGAAGCTTATATGGTTCATCACCTGCTATTGGAGATGATCTCTCTGACCTTGGGCTTGGAGATTCAA ATCGAGATTATGCACTCAGAAAAGGTTCTTTGGATCCCACGCCATTCCCACCTGGTGTTGGTGGAGGACGTGGCTTTGGAGATGCTGATGCTCAGAGTTATGAGGTGATTACAGCGGACAAAGCAATTGATGAGAACAACTTGGGCAACCGAATGCTCCGCAATATGGGCTGGCAGGAAGGCTTG GGATTAGGGAAGGATGGAAGCGGAATGGTAGAACCGGTTCAAGCACAGGCCATAGATAGGAGAGCAGGACTTGGGAGCCACCAGAAGAAAAAGGACCCTGGCCTTGAAGTGAATGCTGGGGATAGTTACAAAACTCTGATTCATAAGAAGGCACTTGCCAGATTCCGGGACATGTCCTAG
- the LOC119985707 gene encoding SUPPRESSOR OF ABI3-5 isoform X5 → MDPGRFGLHQGWDNNSALEGYGAVQEPNFRFGGRDRDDYAYDDYDYKHRVSHQNRGASHDRDYDYGRNSYDSDYDRGGKRDGTWRRRDRERDKRGLSGDRDQSPHRRHERSRSRGQDDRSRSRSSRSRSRGRSHREDSYDDGRYERGEKRRDREEKRHREHYSVAPSATVVVKGLSQKITEEDLYQILAEWGPLRHVRVIKERNSGISRGFAFIDFPSVGAARMMMDKIGGDGIVVDGRKLFFEYSSKPTGGAGGPFGQENAVKSGHVSHRSITVPSDWMCIICGCVNFARRTSCFQCNEPRTDDAPPADIALSNPAALGRKGSEAGPTHVLVVRGLDENADEEMLRYEFSKHAPIKDLRLVRDKFTHVSRGFAFVHFHSVEDATKALEATNGTTLEKNGQILRVAYAKSILGPGSGASASSHSSSLAAAAIEAAAFSQQYDAVGWAPKEYNPEDKQSNGGLEKHGGDGTVRNDSSAPQSGFVWDEASGYYYDAASGFYYDGNTGLYYDGNNGVWYSYDQQNQQYVPCTNQNDNSTAGKQAENSKASDGSSNRKAVISAPAATITSTEKAASLPDAVQAAATAAIAAEKKEREKLKEIKLASKTSILANKKKMNNVLTMWKQRSHEGQATRVALDDNQSSAPGDDRPFSGGQPAKSKLKSDVMTAKENMLSSSGVTTTTLSAQSASRPVSNSSGGTIMGVIRGSGRSVVKSETPYSESSAGVSTSTVAAGSSFATNADLHTVPTPFRTDASALGSYSPAVATGSGKRRFSEMPSYTSTPKEQPQTTYRDRAAERRSLYGSSPAIGDDLSDLGLGDSNRDYALRKGSLDPTPFPPGVGGGRGFGDADAQSYEVITADKAIDENNLGNRMLRNMGWQEGLGLGKDGSGMVEPVQAQAIDRRAGLGSHQKKKDPGLEVNAGDSYKTLIHKKALARFRDMS, encoded by the exons ATGGATCCGGGTCGCTTTGGTCTTCACCAAGGATGGGATAATAACAGC GCTCTGGAAGGGTATGGTGCAGTCCAGGAGCCAAATTTTCG GTTTGGTGGACGTGACCGTGACGATTATGCATATGATGACTATGACTACAAGCATCGCGTTTCGCATCAAAATAGGGGGGCCAGCCATGACAGGGACTATGATTATGGCCGGAATAGTTATGATTCTGACTATGACAGAGGGGGCAAGAGAGATGGCACTTGGAGGAGGCGTGATAGGGAACGTGATAAGAGAGGGTTGAGCGGCGACAGAGATCAGAGTCCTCATAGAAGGCATGAGAGGTCACGTTCTCGTGGACAAGATGATCGATCCAGATCAAGGTCCTCTCGAAGTCGAAGTCGTGGTCGTAGTCATCGAGAAGATAGCTATGATGATGGGAGATATGAGAGGGGTGAGAAACGAAGGGACCGGGAGGAGAAACGTCATAGAGAACACTATTCTGTG GCACCTTCTGCTACTGTTGTTGTTAAGGGTCTTTCACAAAAGATCACTGAAGAGGATTTATACCAGATTCTT GCTGAATGGGGACCTCTGCGCCATGTCCGCGTAATCAAGGAGCGAAATTCCGGCATCTCTCGAGGATTTGCATTTATAGATTTTCCTTCTGTG GGAGCTGCACGTATGATGATGGATAAGATAGGCGGTGATGGTATTGTTGTGGATGGCAGGAAGCTTTTCTTTGAGTATAG TAGTAAGCCAACTGGAGGGGCAGGTGGACCTTTTGGTCAAGAGAATGCTGTGAAATCCGGCCATGTTAGCCACAGAAGTATAACAGTTCCATCTGATTGGATGTGCATCATTTGTGGTTGTGTCAACTTTGCTCGGCGAACATCTTGTTTTCAG TGTAATGAGCCGCGAACTGATGATGCTCCACCAGCTGATATCGCTTTATCAAATCCAGCTGCATTAGGAAGGAAAGGATCGGAAGCAG GTCCTACTCATGTTTTGGTTGTTCGTGGATTGGATGAAAATGCTGATGAGGAAATGCTTCGTTATGAATTCTCCAAACATGCTCCAATCAAG GATCTTCGCCTTGTCAGAGACAAATTTACCCATGTTTCAAGGGGATTTGCATTTGTACACTTCCATTCG GTGGAAGATGCTACCAAAGCTCTTGAAGCAACAAATGGAACAACTCTCGAGAAGAATGGGCAGATCTTAAGAGTAGCGTATGCAAAGAGCATCCTAGGTCCAGGTTCAGGGGCATCGGCTTCTTCACATTCAAGCAGCCTTGCTGCTGCTGCCATTGAGGCAGCTGCATTTTCTCAACAG TATGATGCTGTTGGATGGGCGCCAAAGGAATATAACCCTGAAGATAAACAATCTAATGGCGGGCTGGAGAAACATGGTGGGGATGGTACAGTTCGAAACGATAGTTCTGCTCCGCAGTCTGGCTTTGTCTGGGATGAAGCATCTGGATATTACTATGATGCTGCTTCCGGGTTCTACTACGATGGAAATACAG GTCTCTATTATGATGGGAATAATGGAGTTTGGTATTCATATGACCAACAAAATCAGCAGTATGTTCCTTGCACAAATCAAAATGACAACAGCACAGCTGGGAAACAAGCTGAAAACTCGAAGGCTTCAGACGGTTCCAGTAACAGAAAAGCAGTAATCTCTGCACCTGCTGCTACTATTACATCAACTGAGAAGGCTGCCTCTTTACCAGATGCCGTCCAGGCTGCCGCTACTGCAGCAATAGCtgcagagaaaaaagagagagagaagttgaAAGAGATAAAACTTGCTTCAAAGACCAGTATCCtggcaaacaaaaagaaaatgaataatgTCTTAACAATGTGGAAGCAGAGGAGTCATGAAGGCCAAGCAACTCGAGTGGCTCTTGATGACAATCAGTCATCTGCTCCAGGTGATGACAGACCGTTTTCAGGTGGTCAGCCTGCTAAGAGCAAGTTGAAATCTGATGTTATGACTGCAAAGGAGAATATGCTATCTAGTTCTGGGGTAACCACCACCACACTTTCTGCTCAGAGTGCGTCGAGGCCTGTGAGTAACAGCTCTGGTGGAACTATAATGGGGGTTATAAGGGGTTCTGGAAGAAGTGTAGTGAAATCAGAAACTCCGTATTCAGAATCATCAGCTGGAGTCTCCACCTCAACTGTTGCTGCTGGTTCATCTTTTGCAACAAATGCAGATTTGCATACAGTTCCTACGCCTTTCAGAACAGATGCCTCGGCACTGGGTTCTTATTCCCCAGCTGTGGCTACAGGGAGTGGCAAGAGGAGGTTTTCAGAAATGCCATCTTATACTTCTACTCCAAAAGAACAGCCACAGACAACCTACAGGGATCGCGCAGCTGAGAGGAGAAGCTTATATGGTTCATCACCTGCTATTGGAGATGATCTCTCTGACCTTGGGCTTGGAGATTCAA ATCGAGATTATGCACTCAGAAAAGGTTCTTTGGATCCCACGCCATTCCCACCTGGTGTTGGTGGAGGACGTGGCTTTGGAGATGCTGATGCTCAGAGTTATGAGGTGATTACAGCGGACAAAGCAATTGATGAGAACAACTTGGGCAACCGAATGCTCCGCAATATGGGCTGGCAGGAAGGCTTG GGATTAGGGAAGGATGGAAGCGGAATGGTAGAACCGGTTCAAGCACAGGCCATAGATAGGAGAGCAGGACTTGGGAGCCACCAGAAGAAAAAGGACCCTGGCCTTGAAGTGAATGCTGGGGATAGTTACAAAACTCTGATTCATAAGAAGGCACTTGCCAGATTCCGGGACATGTCCTAG